From one Caldichromatium japonicum genomic stretch:
- a CDS encoding HesB/IscA family protein, which translates to MFKLTPAAAEQVLKAAKQGGTEGMCLRLAAGRKPDGSIDYRMGFDDPTEDDIRIQCEGIEIVMAPEHLPLLDAATLDYVELEPGQFHFIFLNPKDPTYRPPTED; encoded by the coding sequence ATGTTCAAACTGACACCCGCTGCCGCCGAGCAAGTCCTCAAGGCGGCCAAACAGGGCGGCACAGAAGGCATGTGTCTGCGCCTCGCCGCCGGTCGCAAACCGGATGGAAGCATCGATTATCGGATGGGTTTTGATGATCCCACCGAGGACGACATCCGCATACAGTGCGAAGGCATCGAGATCGTCATGGCCCCCGAGCATCTCCCCCTGCTCGATGCGGCGACGCTAGACTATGTCGAGCTGGAACCCGGGCAGTTTCATTTCATCTTCCTCAACCCCAAGGACCCCACCTATCGCCCCCCAACGGAGGACTAG
- the nrfD gene encoding NrfD/PsrC family molybdoenzyme membrane anchor subunit, translating to MKRIVYREWRIPPQRYWSLIGYLAALIGIGALSFGYMEHEGHWVTGMSNSVVWGMPHVFAVFLIVSASGALNIASIGTVFKKPIYKPLGRLSGLLAVALLVGGLLILVTDLGRPERLIVAMTHYNFSSIFAWNIYLYTGFMAIVIAYLWSMADRQGAPFNYPIGVFALIWRLALTTGTGSIFGFLVARQAYDAAILGPMFVALSLAYGLAVFMLVLFFCFEEEGRSIGPRVLRRLRNLLALFVAVVLYFVLIYHLTNLYMAKKDAFEHWLLLGGGFYTFVFWVGWILVGNLVPLWILYHPALSEQRNWIIAACTLVILGGLAAMYVIIIGSQAFPLAMFPGHTILESGFNDGVQGAAASYWPSIPEVLLGIGGVALSLLIILVGVRVLQFLPESLADEVVAPDEEQLAEAVAVKPA from the coding sequence ATGAAACGCATCGTCTATCGCGAATGGCGCATCCCGCCGCAACGCTATTGGAGCCTGATCGGTTATCTGGCGGCGCTGATCGGGATCGGGGCCCTGTCATTTGGTTATATGGAGCATGAAGGGCATTGGGTCACCGGCATGAGCAACTCGGTGGTCTGGGGCATGCCGCATGTCTTTGCAGTCTTTTTGATCGTATCCGCCTCGGGTGCACTCAATATCGCCTCGATCGGCACGGTCTTCAAAAAACCGATCTACAAGCCGCTGGGCCGGCTGTCGGGTCTATTGGCAGTTGCCCTGCTTGTCGGGGGCCTCTTGATCCTGGTCACCGACCTGGGACGGCCAGAGCGCTTGATCGTGGCCATGACCCATTACAACTTCAGTTCGATCTTCGCCTGGAACATCTATCTCTATACGGGGTTCATGGCGATCGTCATCGCCTATCTCTGGTCGATGGCCGACCGCCAGGGTGCGCCCTTCAATTATCCCATCGGCGTCTTTGCGCTCATCTGGCGTCTGGCCCTGACCACAGGTACCGGATCAATCTTTGGTTTCTTGGTCGCACGCCAGGCCTATGATGCGGCGATCCTCGGGCCGATGTTCGTCGCCCTCTCGCTGGCCTATGGATTGGCCGTCTTCATGCTGGTGCTCTTTTTTTGCTTCGAAGAGGAGGGGCGCTCGATCGGTCCGCGCGTGCTGCGCCGGCTGCGCAATCTGCTCGCCCTGTTCGTCGCGGTCGTGCTCTATTTCGTCCTGATCTATCACCTGACCAACTTGTATATGGCCAAGAAGGATGCATTCGAGCACTGGTTGTTGTTGGGTGGTGGGTTTTATACCTTCGTCTTCTGGGTGGGCTGGATTCTTGTAGGCAACCTCGTGCCCCTGTGGATCCTCTACCATCCGGCCCTGAGCGAGCAGCGCAACTGGATCATCGCTGCCTGTACCCTGGTCATCCTGGGCGGCCTTGCAGCCATGTATGTGATCATCATTGGCAGTCAGGCTTTCCCGCTGGCCATGTTCCCAGGACATACCATCCTGGAGTCTGGCTTCAACGATGGGGTGCAGGGTGCTGCCGCCTCCTATTGGCCGAGCATCCCCGAGGTCCTGCTTGGGATCGGTGGGGTGGCCCTGTCCTTGCTGATCATCCTGGTCGGGGTGCGCGTCCTGCAATTCCTGCCCGAGTCCCTGGCCGATGAGGTGGTGGCCCCCGACGAGGAGCAGCTTGCCGAGGCCGTGGCTGTCAAGCCTGCTTGA
- a CDS encoding sulfur reduction protein DsrJ, translating into MAKATVMAILAAGLVMGAFAYAKAAEIKRYVVDGSQAAGLPSCVEPTERMRRMHMEFIKHQRIATVHQGIRDTKYSLAGCVDCHVSYDAQHSPRPINQPDQFCGACHRYASVKLDCFDCHAAVPKGLDGDQASRADGLTQGGGR; encoded by the coding sequence ATGGCTAAAGCCACAGTCATGGCGATCCTCGCCGCTGGGCTGGTGATGGGGGCCTTTGCCTATGCCAAGGCGGCGGAGATCAAGCGTTATGTGGTCGACGGGTCGCAGGCCGCGGGGTTGCCCTCTTGCGTCGAACCGACAGAGCGCATGCGCCGCATGCACATGGAGTTCATCAAACATCAACGCATCGCCACGGTTCATCAGGGCATCCGTGACACCAAATACAGTCTGGCGGGCTGTGTCGATTGTCATGTGAGCTATGATGCCCAGCACAGCCCACGCCCGATCAATCAGCCCGATCAGTTCTGTGGCGCCTGCCATCGCTATGCGTCCGTCAAGCTCGATTGTTTTGACTGTCATGCCGCCGTCCCCAAGGGGCTCGATGGGGATCAGGCATCCAGGGCGGATGGGCTGACCCAAGGGGGAGGGCGCTGA
- a CDS encoding respiratory nitrate reductase subunit gamma — MALLTNFYAFLFYFAAFVLVAGLTRKIIQYAVTPAPLKIPTTPAPTTRWGVVLRMVREVVLFESLFRGNKWTWIFGWTFHFGLFLVTLRHLRYFIEPVPFPIQLIQPFGIYGGIAMVIGLAGLWSRRFLVDRLRYISAPSDHLMLALLLGIGCTGLLMKFAFHVDVVEIKTFFQGLYRYDIQPLPADPLLLLHLLLVALLMIIFPFSKLLHAPGLFFSPTRNQVDNPREQRHLAPWAKRLEH; from the coding sequence ATGGCGCTGCTGACCAATTTTTATGCCTTCTTGTTTTATTTCGCCGCCTTTGTGCTCGTGGCGGGCCTGACGCGCAAGATCATTCAATATGCCGTCACACCTGCACCTCTCAAGATCCCAACCACACCGGCGCCGACGACCCGCTGGGGTGTCGTGCTTAGGATGGTGCGTGAAGTGGTCCTCTTCGAAAGCCTGTTTCGCGGCAATAAATGGACCTGGATCTTCGGTTGGACCTTTCATTTCGGTCTGTTCCTGGTCACCCTGCGTCATCTGCGTTACTTCATCGAGCCGGTGCCCTTTCCGATCCAATTGATCCAGCCATTTGGTATTTATGGCGGTATCGCGATGGTGATTGGTCTTGCTGGTTTGTGGTCGCGCCGTTTTCTGGTCGATCGTCTGAGGTATATCAGCGCCCCTTCGGATCATCTGATGTTGGCGCTTTTGCTCGGCATCGGTTGCACCGGTCTATTGATGAAGTTCGCCTTTCACGTCGATGTGGTGGAGATCAAGACCTTTTTCCAGGGTCTCTACCGCTATGATATCCAGCCGCTGCCCGCCGATCCCTTGTTACTCTTGCATCTGCTGCTAGTAGCCTTGCTGATGATCATCTTTCCCTTCAGTAAGCTTTTGCATGCGCCTGGATTGTTTTTTAGTCCGACGCGCAATCAGGTCGATAATCCACGCGAGCAGCGTCATCTCGCCCCCTGGGCCAAGAGGCTCGAACACTGA
- a CDS encoding cobyrinate a,c-diamide synthase: MPHLYLAAPQKSSGKTTLAIGLCRALRRRGLDIQPFKKGPDYIDPFWLTQAAGRPCFNLDFHTMSEPEICGLFAQGLAGADLGLIEGNVGLFDSTDLQGAHSNAELAKLLGSPVVLVVNCQGLGRGIAPLLLGYQGFDPKLKIAGVILNRIGGGRHGENLRRVVEHYTDLPVLGLVPRDEGIAIAERHLGLIPSNETRDAESVIEAIAAQIDQGVDFERLLTIAHAASVSGSIPIYEATSRACAEDTQSLQTAQRVRIGIARDAAFGFYYPDDLAALTQGGAELVPFSPLADPILPEVDALFIGGGFPECHMARLEANGSLRAAIRAFIARGGPVYAECGGLMYLCRAIRWGSERREMVGALDAEVEMRPEPQGRGYVRLVETEDFPWPRLGNGPAEIPAHEFHHSLILDPDPNWRYGYAVRRGRGIDGAHDGIVQGNVFACYSHLRATAGHRWTERFLAHVRRTLQTA, translated from the coding sequence ATGCCGCATCTCTATCTCGCCGCACCGCAAAAGTCGTCGGGCAAGACCACCCTGGCCATCGGCCTTTGTCGCGCCTTACGTCGCCGCGGGTTGGATATCCAGCCCTTCAAAAAAGGTCCGGACTACATCGATCCATTCTGGCTGACGCAGGCGGCGGGGCGGCCCTGTTTCAACCTCGATTTTCACACCATGTCCGAGCCCGAGATCTGCGGGCTGTTTGCGCAGGGGCTCGCTGGGGCCGATCTCGGGCTCATCGAGGGCAATGTCGGGTTGTTCGACAGCACCGATCTTCAGGGCGCGCACAGCAATGCGGAACTGGCCAAGCTGTTGGGCTCGCCCGTGGTCCTGGTGGTCAATTGTCAGGGTCTGGGGCGCGGGATCGCTCCCTTGCTCCTGGGCTATCAGGGCTTTGATCCCAAGCTCAAGATTGCCGGCGTGATCCTCAACAGGATCGGGGGCGGGCGACATGGCGAGAACCTCAGGCGGGTTGTCGAACATTATACGGACCTGCCTGTGCTCGGCCTGGTGCCGCGCGATGAGGGGATTGCGATCGCGGAGCGTCATCTGGGCCTGATCCCGAGCAACGAGACTCGAGATGCCGAATCAGTGATCGAGGCCATCGCCGCGCAGATCGATCAGGGGGTTGATTTCGAGCGGTTGCTGACCATTGCCCACGCTGCCTCGGTCAGTGGGTCCATACCGATCTATGAGGCCACTAGCAGGGCATGCGCCGAGGATACACAGTCGCTTCAGACTGCACAGCGCGTGCGCATCGGGATCGCGCGCGATGCCGCCTTTGGGTTTTATTATCCCGATGATCTAGCGGCCCTGACCCAAGGCGGGGCAGAGCTCGTGCCCTTCAGTCCGCTGGCCGATCCCATCTTGCCCGAGGTCGATGCCCTATTCATCGGCGGCGGCTTTCCCGAGTGTCACATGGCCAGGTTGGAGGCCAATGGGTCGCTGCGCGCGGCGATCCGCGCCTTTATCGCCCGCGGCGGACCTGTCTATGCGGAATGCGGCGGGCTTATGTATCTGTGCCGGGCGATCCGCTGGGGCAGCGAGCGGCGGGAGATGGTTGGTGCCCTCGATGCCGAGGTCGAGATGCGCCCTGAGCCCCAAGGTCGCGGCTATGTGCGTCTGGTGGAGACCGAGGATTTCCCCTGGCCGCGTTTGGGGAATGGGCCCGCCGAGATTCCCGCCCATGAGTTTCATCATTCGTTGATCCTAGATCCTGACCCCAACTGGCGGTATGGTTATGCCGTGCGTCGCGGCCGGGGGATCGATGGTGCACATGACGGCATCGTCCAGGGCAATGTGTTCGCCTGTTACAGTCATCTGCGCGCCACCGCCGGGCATCGCTGGACCGAGCGTTTCCTGGCCCATGTCCGCCGCACGCTGCAAACGGCCTGA
- a CDS encoding anthranilate synthase component II, giving the protein MLLMIDNYDSFTYNLVQYFGELGAEVRVVRNDELRVDEVLSLGPERLVISPGPCTPSEAGISVPLIERLRGRVPILGVCLGHQAIGQAFGGQIIRAPTVMHGKTSPIHHQDCGVFSGLPSPFMATRYHSLVIDPQTLPDCLEVTAWTETAEGERECIMGVRHRTLPIQGVQFHPESILTEHGHRLLQNFLEDR; this is encoded by the coding sequence ATGCTGCTGATGATCGATAACTATGATTCTTTCACCTACAACCTGGTGCAGTATTTCGGCGAATTGGGTGCCGAGGTGCGGGTGGTGCGCAACGATGAGCTGAGGGTCGATGAGGTCCTCTCCCTGGGGCCTGAGCGCCTAGTTATCTCCCCTGGTCCCTGCACGCCGTCCGAGGCGGGGATCTCGGTCCCCCTGATTGAGCGTCTTAGGGGGCGCGTGCCGATCCTGGGGGTCTGCCTGGGACATCAAGCCATCGGGCAGGCGTTCGGCGGGCAGATCATCCGGGCCCCTACGGTGATGCATGGCAAGACCTCGCCCATCCATCACCAGGATTGCGGTGTCTTCAGCGGTCTGCCGAGCCCGTTCATGGCCACACGCTATCATTCCCTGGTGATCGATCCTCAGACCCTGCCGGATTGCCTTGAGGTCACTGCCTGGACCGAGACGGCGGAGGGGGAGCGTGAATGTATCATGGGGGTACGGCATCGCACCCTACCGATCCAGGGCGTCCAGTTTCACCCCGAATCCATCCTGACTGAGCATGGGCATCGCTTGTTGCAGAACTTCCTAGAGGACCGCTGA
- the dsrK gene encoding sulfate reduction electron transfer complex DsrMKJOP subunit DsrK, whose translation MAKDTFAVPELTPYTEIPKIQPGVMAHSAPFKAKEEFQTPLGYPGELVEDWQQKAIAKMGELLGKYRSLRVYLDACVKCGACTDKCHYFLGTSDPKNMPVGRQDLMRKVYRRYFTLAGKLFPKLVGAVDLTEEVLNDWYSYYHQCSQCRRCSVFCPYGIDTAEISMAAREIMDSIGVGQKYCNEIIGKVYKVGNNLGLPGPALRDTLQGLEEDVYDATGVRVRYPIDEEGAEILLVTPSADFFAEPHIDGLIGYGKVFHEAGVSWTLSSYASEAANFGMFIGSYENMRRIALRIREAALQLKVKRIIFGECGHAWRVAYSFLNTLAGPWDFLDPRYPVPQHICEFTYDLIQQGKLTFDKSENDDKVITFHDSCNVARASRMGNVPGGQFEIPRAIIRATCNHFYDMDEDTIRDRTFCCGGGGGLLTDDLMELRVKGAKPRMDALNNVMQEKGVTHMAAICAICKTQFSKVLPYYGMEMDQVLSLHQLVSNAIVLTRRTADDDEAQDGLDDED comes from the coding sequence ATGGCCAAGGACACCTTCGCAGTCCCCGAGCTGACCCCCTATACCGAGATCCCCAAGATCCAGCCTGGTGTAATGGCGCATAGCGCGCCATTCAAGGCCAAGGAGGAGTTTCAGACGCCACTCGGCTATCCAGGCGAGCTTGTCGAGGATTGGCAGCAGAAGGCGATTGCCAAGATGGGCGAGCTCTTGGGTAAATACCGCTCGCTGCGGGTCTATCTGGATGCCTGTGTCAAGTGCGGCGCCTGCACCGATAAATGTCATTATTTCTTGGGCACCAGCGACCCCAAGAACATGCCGGTTGGACGTCAAGACCTGATGCGCAAGGTCTATCGACGCTATTTCACCCTAGCCGGCAAACTGTTTCCCAAGCTCGTCGGCGCGGTCGATCTGACCGAAGAGGTCTTGAACGACTGGTATAGCTATTACCATCAATGTTCACAGTGTCGGCGTTGCTCGGTCTTTTGTCCCTATGGGATCGATACCGCTGAGATCTCGATGGCGGCACGCGAGATCATGGATTCGATCGGCGTTGGCCAGAAGTATTGCAATGAGATCATCGGCAAGGTCTACAAGGTCGGCAACAATCTCGGGCTTCCCGGCCCAGCCCTGCGCGATACCCTCCAGGGGCTGGAAGAGGACGTCTATGACGCCACAGGGGTCAGGGTGCGCTATCCGATTGATGAGGAGGGCGCCGAGATCCTGCTGGTCACGCCATCTGCCGATTTCTTTGCCGAGCCGCATATCGATGGGTTGATCGGCTATGGCAAGGTCTTCCATGAGGCGGGGGTCTCTTGGACCCTGAGCTCGTATGCCTCCGAGGCCGCCAATTTCGGCATGTTCATCGGTTCCTATGAAAACATGCGCCGGATCGCCTTGCGTATCCGCGAGGCGGCCCTCCAGCTCAAGGTCAAGCGGATCATCTTTGGCGAATGCGGGCACGCCTGGCGGGTCGCCTATTCATTCCTCAATACCCTGGCCGGACCTTGGGACTTCCTCGATCCGCGCTATCCGGTGCCGCAGCACATCTGTGAGTTCACCTATGACCTGATCCAGCAGGGCAAGCTCACATTCGACAAGAGCGAAAACGACGACAAGGTCATCACCTTCCATGATTCATGCAACGTGGCGCGCGCCTCGCGCATGGGCAATGTCCCAGGCGGTCAGTTCGAGATTCCGCGGGCCATCATCCGCGCGACCTGCAACCATTTCTACGACATGGACGAGGACACCATCCGCGACCGGACCTTCTGTTGCGGGGGCGGCGGTGGGTTGCTCACCGATGATCTGATGGAGCTGCGTGTCAAGGGCGCCAAGCCGCGGATGGATGCGCTCAATAATGTCATGCAAGAGAAGGGGGTCACGCACATGGCCGCCATCTGCGCCATCTGCAAGACCCAATTCAGCAAGGTCTTGCCCTATTACGGCATGGAGATGGATCAGGTGTTGAGCCTGCATCAGTTGGTCTCGAATGCCATCGTCCTCACCCGCCGCACCGCGGACGACGACGAGGCACAAGATGGCCTGGATGACGAGGATTGA
- the dsrO gene encoding sulfate reduction electron transfer complex DsrMKJOP subunit DsrO, which translates to MHRLHAPHNQPSGDESPAEAVATTRRALIGTAAGLGAAALVAPGVVLHTLSAQAETAPITNKSRWGLLIETDKCAEGCRACIEACDHEHGLDRQVPEGSPSKWEQQKAVWIRKVKLQDNQTGRITQLPLMCQHCEHPPCVDVCPTGASFKRADGIVMVDRHLCIGCRYCMMACPYKARSFIHHNTTGQLTAVPRGKGCVESCNLCVHRRDYGQDSTACADACAATGHHAILFGDLKDPESPIRRRMREIQNRQIREDLGLNTGVRYAGI; encoded by the coding sequence ATGCATCGCTTGCACGCACCACACAATCAGCCTTCCGGCGACGAGTCGCCCGCTGAGGCGGTCGCTACGACTCGCCGTGCGCTGATCGGTACTGCGGCGGGTTTGGGGGCTGCCGCCCTCGTCGCCCCCGGGGTGGTCCTCCACACCCTCTCGGCCCAGGCGGAGACCGCGCCGATCACCAACAAATCGCGTTGGGGGCTTTTGATCGAGACCGACAAATGCGCCGAGGGTTGCCGGGCCTGCATCGAGGCCTGTGACCATGAACATGGCCTGGACCGACAGGTGCCCGAGGGATCGCCGAGCAAGTGGGAACAGCAAAAGGCCGTGTGGATTCGCAAGGTCAAGCTCCAGGACAACCAGACCGGGCGGATCACCCAGCTTCCGCTGATGTGTCAGCATTGCGAGCATCCGCCATGTGTGGATGTCTGCCCGACAGGTGCCTCGTTCAAGCGCGCCGATGGCATCGTCATGGTCGATCGTCACCTCTGCATCGGCTGCCGCTATTGCATGATGGCATGTCCCTACAAGGCCCGCAGCTTCATCCATCACAACACCACCGGCCAGCTGACCGCGGTACCGCGCGGCAAGGGATGTGTGGAAAGCTGTAACCTCTGCGTGCATCGGCGCGACTATGGCCAGGACTCCACGGCCTGCGCCGATGCCTGCGCTGCGACCGGGCATCACGCCATCCTCTTTGGCGACCTCAAAGACCCGGAAAGCCCCATCCGCCGCCGGATGCGTGAGATCCAGAACCGCCAGATCCGCGAGGATCTCGGACTGAACACCGGTGTGCGCTATGCGGGGATCTAG
- a CDS encoding NAD(P)-binding protein: MATSSDEMKTKPTWRRFKDGDNVWQDLTDKIFNQDRSHKCPTYVHKTPPCQGSCPSGEDIRGWLQIVRGLEQPPKGMDWREYAFRRSTDANPFPAMMGRVCPAPCQDGCNRNELEDFVGINAVEQFIGDTAIANGYQFEAPEFDTGKRIAIVGGGPAGLAAAYQLRRKGHGCTIFEANDGLGGMFRYGIPGYRVPRDKLDAEIQRILDMGRIEVRLNTRVGRDITVEQLEKDYNAILWAIGCQTGRGLPVPGWEGTPNCVTGVAFLKAFNEGRLKVTARRVVCVGGGDTSIDVVSVARRLGHISKTHPNELPERVIRDGYVAHDAALTAAAEGAEVTLTSLFARSQMTAAEHEVSDAIREGVTILDGVMPIEVIKDESGRATGLKIADCIMKDGRPLPVEGTERILEADLIVAAIGQGGDLSGLEQFDNGRGLMNADRFHQMPGRPGHFVAGDIIRPHLLTTAIGQAWVAAESIHAYVMQEEPKRRPKVDVHHFNLLDKLTEANLAPELFDVEQRGDLRGTSSGNWAIHNYEDRSGSEIISHEELFLGHFNYVPRNKRKEEVPAAEEVLGHFHERVIGLTEEEAIAEAKRCMSCGLCFECDNCVIFCPQDAVYRVDKSQRTTGRYVATDYARCIGCHICADVCPTGYIKMGLGE; this comes from the coding sequence ATGGCGACCTCTAGCGATGAGATGAAGACCAAGCCTACCTGGCGTCGGTTCAAGGATGGCGACAACGTCTGGCAGGACCTCACCGACAAGATCTTCAACCAGGACCGCTCGCATAAGTGCCCGACCTATGTGCACAAGACGCCGCCGTGTCAGGGGAGCTGCCCATCGGGCGAGGATATCCGCGGCTGGTTGCAGATCGTGCGCGGCCTGGAGCAGCCGCCGAAAGGCATGGACTGGCGCGAATATGCCTTCCGCCGTTCCACCGATGCCAATCCGTTCCCCGCGATGATGGGGCGGGTCTGTCCGGCGCCCTGTCAGGATGGTTGTAACCGCAATGAGCTGGAGGACTTCGTCGGCATCAACGCTGTCGAGCAGTTCATCGGCGATACCGCCATCGCCAATGGTTACCAGTTCGAGGCGCCCGAGTTCGATACCGGCAAGCGGATCGCCATTGTCGGCGGGGGACCGGCGGGTCTGGCTGCTGCCTATCAACTGCGGCGCAAGGGCCATGGTTGTACCATCTTCGAGGCCAACGACGGCCTGGGTGGGATGTTCCGCTATGGCATCCCCGGTTATCGCGTCCCGCGCGATAAGCTCGATGCCGAGATCCAGCGTATCCTGGATATGGGCCGTATCGAGGTACGGCTGAATACCCGGGTCGGGCGCGATATCACGGTCGAGCAGCTCGAAAAGGACTATAACGCCATCCTCTGGGCGATCGGCTGTCAGACGGGGCGCGGTCTGCCGGTGCCCGGCTGGGAGGGGACGCCCAACTGTGTCACGGGCGTGGCCTTCCTGAAGGCGTTCAATGAAGGGCGACTGAAGGTCACCGCCCGGCGGGTGGTCTGTGTCGGCGGCGGCGATACCTCGATCGATGTGGTCTCGGTGGCGCGGCGTCTCGGCCATATCAGCAAGACCCATCCCAATGAGCTGCCCGAGCGGGTGATCCGCGACGGCTATGTCGCTCATGATGCCGCCCTGACCGCAGCCGCTGAGGGTGCTGAGGTGACCCTGACCTCGCTCTTCGCACGCAGTCAGATGACCGCTGCCGAGCATGAGGTCTCGGACGCCATCCGCGAGGGCGTGACCATCCTTGATGGCGTTATGCCGATCGAGGTTATCAAGGACGAGAGCGGACGTGCGACGGGTCTCAAGATCGCCGACTGCATCATGAAGGATGGACGGCCCCTCCCAGTCGAGGGCACCGAGCGCATCTTGGAGGCTGATCTGATCGTGGCCGCCATCGGTCAGGGCGGGGACCTCTCCGGCCTCGAACAGTTCGACAACGGACGCGGTCTGATGAATGCCGACCGCTTCCACCAGATGCCTGGGCGTCCCGGTCATTTCGTCGCCGGCGACATCATCCGCCCGCATCTGCTGACTACTGCCATCGGCCAGGCCTGGGTCGCTGCCGAATCCATCCATGCCTATGTGATGCAAGAAGAGCCCAAGCGCCGACCCAAGGTCGATGTGCATCACTTCAACCTGCTCGACAAGCTCACCGAGGCCAATCTGGCCCCTGAGCTCTTTGATGTAGAGCAGCGTGGCGACCTGCGCGGTACCTCGAGCGGCAACTGGGCGATCCACAACTATGAGGACCGCTCGGGTAGCGAGATCATCTCGCACGAGGAGCTATTCCTGGGTCATTTCAACTATGTCCCGCGTAATAAGCGTAAGGAAGAGGTCCCAGCGGCCGAGGAGGTCCTGGGCCATTTCCATGAGCGTGTCATCGGTCTGACCGAGGAAGAGGCGATCGCCGAGGCCAAACGCTGTATGAGCTGCGGTCTGTGCTTTGAGTGCGACAATTGCGTGATCTTCTGTCCGCAAGATGCCGTCTATCGGGTAGACAAATCCCAGCGCACCACGGGTCGCTATGTCGCGACCGATTATGCGCGCTGTATCGGCTGTCATATCTGCGCCGATGTCTGCCCGACGGGATATATCAAGATGGGTCTCGGCGAGTAA
- the trpD gene encoding anthranilate phosphoribosyltransferase, whose translation MELKEAVARCIERHDLTGEEMAAVMRLIMTGGATPAQIAGLLVALRMKGETPTEIAAAAAVMRALATPVALDGLDHLVDIVGTGGDGAATFNVSTASTFVAAAAGCYVAKHGNRSVSSRSGAADVLESAGIKLDLTPEQVALCVREVGVGFMFAPVYHSAMRHAIGPRRELGVRTLFNLLGPLTNPASVPHQVLGVFSAHWLEPLALVLQQLGSRHVLVVHARDGLDELSIAERTDVAELRAGEVHRYSLAPEDFGLQRAPLAAIQVSGPAESLALIRKVLAGESGPARDMVLFNAGAAIYVAGRADSLAAGIAAAARAIDSGEAERRLERLIALTQSFA comes from the coding sequence ATGGAGCTCAAAGAGGCCGTCGCCCGTTGCATCGAACGCCATGACCTGACCGGTGAGGAGATGGCTGCCGTCATGCGCCTCATCATGACCGGCGGTGCAACCCCTGCACAGATTGCCGGACTATTGGTCGCCCTGCGCATGAAGGGCGAGACACCTACCGAGATCGCTGCGGCTGCTGCGGTGATGCGCGCCCTGGCAACACCCGTTGCTCTCGACGGGCTCGATCATCTGGTCGATATCGTCGGCACCGGCGGCGATGGCGCCGCGACCTTCAATGTCTCGACCGCCAGCACCTTTGTCGCCGCTGCCGCAGGCTGTTATGTCGCCAAGCATGGTAACCGCTCGGTCTCCAGCCGCTCAGGGGCGGCGGATGTCCTGGAGTCTGCCGGCATCAAGCTGGATCTAACGCCCGAGCAGGTTGCACTCTGTGTGCGCGAGGTGGGGGTTGGATTCATGTTCGCTCCGGTCTATCACAGCGCCATGAGACATGCCATCGGGCCGCGGCGCGAGCTGGGGGTGCGCACATTGTTTAATCTCCTGGGGCCCCTGACCAATCCGGCATCTGTACCCCATCAGGTGCTCGGGGTCTTTAGTGCCCACTGGCTCGAGCCCCTGGCCTTGGTCCTGCAGCAGCTCGGCAGCCGGCACGTCCTGGTCGTCCACGCCCGCGATGGGTTGGATGAGCTCAGCATCGCCGAGCGCACCGATGTCGCTGAGCTGCGTGCCGGCGAGGTGCATCGCTATAGCCTGGCCCCGGAGGACTTTGGGCTCCAGCGTGCCCCGCTTGCGGCCATCCAGGTCTCTGGTCCCGCCGAGAGTTTAGCCCTGATCCGGAAGGTGCTGGCTGGCGAGTCGGGACCTGCGCGCGACATGGTCCTGTTCAATGCGGGCGCTGCCATCTATGTCGCCGGACGCGCCGATTCCCTGGCCGCTGGCATTGCAGCGGCAGCACGGGCCATCGACAGCGGCGAGGCCGAGCGCCGCCTGGAACGACTGATCGCCTTGACCCAGAGTTTTGCCTGA